The genomic DNA CGACCTCTGCAGCGAGTTCATGGTGTGGGGTTGGAGCGAATCCCTGCACTTTGCGCCGCTGACACCGCAGGAGAGCCTGGAGGACTCCATTGTCCGGCATCAGCGGTTGATGATCGCCAAGCTGGAGTTGCGAGAGAGCATGACCGTGGTCGACGTCGGTTGCGGGATCGGCGGCCCGATGCG from Deltaproteobacteria bacterium includes the following:
- a CDS encoding class I SAM-dependent methyltransferase; translated protein: MQFGKLSNALKGAYHGSNVSRRVQHFDGWIDRATPEAARGYDHTETVKDYYDLCSEFMVWGWSESLHFAPLTPQESLEDSIVRHQRLMIAKLELRESMTVVDVGCGIGGPMR